AACTCACAAGTGTTTCGTTGCTGGGTTTTCAGGGAAAGCGTTCGATATCTGATCACATGAACGAGGCTGTGAACTATATAAACCACCTGCAGAAGAGGATAAAAAAACTGGGTGTCAAGAGGGATGCCTTAAAGCAGCAGACTAATTTGAGAGAGATTCCCCAACGAAGTGGAAGTTCAAATAAAACTTCCCCAGGTACGAGAGTCATAATCCGGCCTCGTTTGGGTGGTATTGAGATTGTGTTCAGCAGTGGCTTTGGGGAGCAAGGATTCACCCTATCAAGAGTACTGCAACTGCTGCTTGAAGTTGAACTTTCTGTAGTTAATTGTGTTTCCACCAAAGTGAATGAAAGGGTGTTGCACACCGTCCAGGCTGAGGTATAACCATTGTTCTGAATCGCTAGGTTTAGGGTTTTACATATTTTGAAGTTGCTATCTGATTAATTAAGTTCAGGAATAGTTTAGCTTCACTTATGATGTTTACTTCACAGGTGAAAGATCCAACTTGCTTAAATCTTTCCGAGCTGCAGCAGAAATTAAACCCACTTGTCCCTTGATCTTAGTCATGTTTTTCAAATAACCACCTTCGTGATTGTTGAGGACTTCGTAGCTTCACTGTATACATTTCTAACTTTTGATCTGAACACTTAAACTTGGTTTTAATTGCTGATTTAGTTAGATGTTGACTTGATTTTGATTAACAAGATGAACCATAGATACTCTATCcttatgttttggtatgtttttgAGATTTTTGGTGgaaaatgaaattttcaatcttcttttgcattttcggaaaatttttaattagtagTCAATCTTCTAACCATTTTGAGAAATGATGAGGTTAGCTCAGAAATTTTCTTTTAGTAAGCCTTGTGCGTGGCATAAGGTGCATATATATTGAACTTGTGCGAGATCTCATTTTTCATTTGTGATTTAGATAATTTATTTAGCTATTTAAAAGATTTGACAGATTATGGCCATTGATTGCTGCATTATTGCTTgaaagaaattttatttgacAAAATCATTAACTTCAAATGCATAATGAGATATGTAGACTCTAAAAGGTACATAGGAATAGACATATAATATTATGAATGATTCATTTGCTTACAAATCAcctcattaaaaattataagatcagCTCATATAGTTATATGAATTTATTGTTTACCCCACAGTACACATGCACAGAGTTACACACAACTCATATAGTGTGCTAAAGGATGTTGAACTTGCATATTGATTTCTTTGGAACTTAGTTTTCCTGCATGTCTATATGTTATATGGTGGTGGGAAAATGAGTGATCTCTCTAATGCAAATacataataatttagttttggGGGGTAGTTGTCTAAAAAATTAGATGTGCCATCAACAGGCAGAATGGGGTATGTGGTCCAAGGTTTCTGCCTTGTATATTGAAACCTTCCAGCTATGCATATATATGCCCAACTCACAAAAATCTCAATTCATTATCCGGTATTTTGATTCCAGCTTGTGCATCTACAACTgttaaaatctcttttattatatGTTTATAATATCCACCACCTTTAAAGACCTTGGCAATGATAATGGATCCACGTGCTACATGCAAACTCCAGCCCTACAATATATGTGCATTAGTGACATTCAGTCCCAGCATTATTGGGACATCCTTGTCTTTGTTATGCTCTATACACAGATAATGAACATCTTTCTGCTTCTCACCTAAGTAAGTTATCTTTCAGATGTGTTTTTTGGGAAATATTAAGGTTGCTGCTGATTGGTGACTACTTCTTCTCTATGTTAATTATTGGTGATCGTAATTTGTGAATGCAAGTTGGAAATTGTTTGCTTTGCAATACACACACATAACAGAGATGAGGACTCATCGATTTCTTGCGAAATTTGATTATGCATAGGGGACACCATTCTTCCCATGTTGTGCTTCTGCTGGAAGAGTCACTCCTTAAACAAAGTAGAAGAATATAGTTTCAATGCTCTTCGTTTTACTATTTGGGATATAAGCTTCAAGATGTCCATCACGTCTTAAATTGAGACTGGTGCATCTGTTTTGGCTAACTAACAATGTTTTTCGTAAATTA
This Manihot esculenta cultivar AM560-2 chromosome 6, M.esculenta_v8, whole genome shotgun sequence DNA region includes the following protein-coding sequences:
- the LOC110618146 gene encoding transcription factor bHLH126, with protein sequence MFPLHQGNELCFQISSNHPHKIPQDLILSNPALYGSDITDDLGKSRRRKSISKDNDGTAENNDNDKKKLHRDIERQRRQEMATLYASLRSLLPLQYIKGKRSISDHMNEAVNYINHLQKRIKKLGVKRDALKQQTNLREIPQRSGSSNKTSPGTRVIIRPRLGGIEIVFSSGFGEQGFTLSRVLQLLLEVELSVVNCVSTKVNERVLHTVQAEVKDPTCLNLSELQQKLNPLVP